A stretch of the Siniperca chuatsi isolate FFG_IHB_CAS linkage group LG24, ASM2008510v1, whole genome shotgun sequence genome encodes the following:
- the LOC122872454 gene encoding cytochrome P450 20A1 yields the protein MLDFAIFAVTFVVILVGAVLYLYPSSRRASGIPGLNPTDEKDGNLQDIVNRGSLHEFLVSLHQEFGSVASFWFGGQPVVSLGSVRQLQQHINPNHTTDSFETMLKSLLGYQSGMGGGATETVIRKKVYESAINNTLKNNFPLVLKLVEELVGKWKSFPEAQHTPLCAHLLGLAMKTVTQLALGERYRDDTEVLSFRKNHDAIWSEIGKGYLDGSLEKSSNRKGHYAKALSEMESMLLSVAKERKAQRKQTVFVDALLQSSLTERQIMEDCMVFTLAGCVITANLCIWALRFLSTSEEVQDKLYQELDEVLGSDPVTLDKIPQLRYCQQVLNETVRTAKLTPVAARLQQVEGKVDQHVIPKETLVIYALGVVLQDSDTWSTPYRFDPDRFEEESVRKSFCLLGFSGNQTCPELRFAYTVATVLLSTLVRQLKLHQLKGQVMEVRSELVSTPKDETWITVSRRS from the exons TCATCCAGAAGGGCCTCTGGCATCCCAGGTCTCAATCCTACAGATGAGAA GGATGGGAACCTGCAGGACATTGTGAACAGAGGCAGTCTGCATGAGTTCCTCGTCAGTCTGCATCAGGAGTTCGGGTCTGTGGCGTCGTTCTGGTTTGGCGGTCAGCCGGTGGTTAGCCTGGGCTCTGTGCGCCAGTTACAGCAACACATCAACCCCAACCACACCA cTGACTCCTTTGAGACGATGCTTAAGTCGTTGCTAGGTTACCAGTCAGGAATGGGAGGCGGGGCCACAGAGACCGTGATAAGGAAAAAGGTGTACGAGAGTGCCATCAACAACACACTGAAGAACAACTTCCCTCTTGTGCTCAAG CTGGTGGAGGAGCTGGTGGGAAAGTGGAAGTCATTCCCAGAGGCTCAGCATACCCCTCTGTGTGCCCACCTGCTGGGTCTGGCCATGAAGACTGTCACCCAGCTGGCTCTGGGCGAGCGCTACAGAGACGACACTGAGGTCCTCTCCTTCCGCAAGAACCACGACGCG ATCTGGTCAGAAATCGGGAAAGGCTACTTGGACGGCTCCCTGGAGAAGAGCTCCAACAGGAAAGGACATTATGCGAAGG CTCTGTCAGAGATGGAGTCCATGCTGCTGTCGGTGGCGAAGGAGAGAAAAGCCCAGAGGAAGCAGACGGTGTTTGTGGACGCTCTGCTTCAGTCCAGCCTCACAGAACGACAG ATCATGGAGGACTGTATGGTTTTCACTTTGGCCGGATGCGTCATCACTGCCAACT TGTGTATCTGGGCGCTTCGCTTCCTGTCCACCTCAGAGGAAGTTCAGGACAAACTATACCAGGAGCTGGATGAGGTTTTGGGTTCAGATCCAGTTACCTTGGACAAGATCCctcagctcag ATACTGCCAGCAGGTCCTCAATGAGACGGTGAGGACTGCCAAGCTGACCCCCGTCGCGGCTCGGCTTCAGCAAGTGGAGGGCAAAGTCGATCAACATGTCATTCCCAAAGAG ACTTTGGTCATCTACGCTTTGGGAGTGGTCCTGCAAGATTCTGACACCTGGAGCACCCCATACAG GTTTGATCCAGATCGATTTGAGGAGGAATCAGTCAGGAAGAGCTTCTGTCTGCTCGGATTCTCTGGGAATCAAACATGCCCAGAGCTCAG GTTCGCCTACACTGTAGCTACTGTCCTGCTCAGCACTTTGGTGCGACAGCTGAAGCTTCACCAGTTGAAGGGACAGGTCATGGAGGTCAGATCTGAGCTGGTATCCACACCTAAGGACGAAACCTGGATCACAGTCAGCAGAAGAAGCTAG